One region of Vigna angularis cultivar LongXiaoDou No.4 chromosome 10, ASM1680809v1, whole genome shotgun sequence genomic DNA includes:
- the LOC108336732 gene encoding uncharacterized protein LOC108336732, translated as MDVQISEQFVPPQFKIYDGTTDPEAHIKTFSNTMAFRTGNDAIWCRAFSLSLEGEALEWFNSLPPNFIENFAGFQRMFSHKFAGSSTQDLTIFELVTLKQGKEETLRAFMDRYQKTVRRVKGLSLELVVQYVLPTSKPGPFKDSVCRRAPKTMEELRERAADEIRVEEMKSKGEKIDRGKSGGQVGKSGGFKQREPPRGPRF; from the coding sequence ATGGACGTCCAaatatcagagcagttcgtcccGCCCCAGTTTAAGATATACGACGGGACGACGGACCCGGAGGCCCACATCAAGACCTTTTCGAACACAATGGCGTTCCGTACGGGCAACGACGCCATCTGGTGCCGAGCGTTTTCTTTATCATTGGAGGGGGAGGCACTTGAGTGGTTTAACTCACTTCCTCCCAACTTCATCGAGAATTTCGCTGGATTCCAGCGCATGTTCAGTCATAAGTTCGCTGGCAGTAGCACTCAAGACTTGACCATTTTTGAGTTGGTCACCCTGAAGCAGGGGAAAGAAGAAACTTTGAGAGCATTCATGGATCGCTACCAGAAGACTGTCCGGCGGGTGAAGGGTTTAAGCCTGGAACTCGTTGTGCAGTACGTCCTACCTACTTCCAAGCCCGGACCATTCAAGGACAGCGTCTGCCGACGAGCGCCCAAAACCATGGAAGAGTTGCGAGAGAGGGCGGCTGATGAGATAAGGGTGGAGGAGATGAAGAGCAAAGGAGAGAAAATCGACAGAGGGAAATCGGGCGGTCAGGTTGGGAAGTCTGGAGGGTTTAAGCAGAGAGAACCACCCCGGGGACCGCGATTCTAA